Proteins from a single region of Funiculus sociatus GB2-C1:
- a CDS encoding ATP-binding protein, which yields MVLMPKTFPENTSNWRIYSEEARGCQKQATPLSWTNKASETLVACQPTQEFEQHPVEASLQASPLNLDSTLEELTLHDACIDLECTTEEVSKLFEANPLLPGIIIADGGNFVGMISRRQFFECMSRPYSLELFSKRPVLALYSFAQSKTLVCDRNASIVETVQQSLERSPESMCEPIVVQLSGAYKLLDVHQLLYAHSQIHQLATEALRLSEAQSRQQATKLEQTLYELQRTQTQLIQTEKMSSLGQIVAGVAHEVNNSVNYIHGNLAHASDYAYDLLHLVYLYAKHYPEPVPEIQEEMEAIDLDFLILDLPKLLSSMQLGSERICDIVLSLRNFSRLDEAEGKPVDIHEGIDSTLLFLQNRLKGQGQRPDISVHKEYGDLPLVACNAGELNQAFMNILCNAIEAVEMRTEDWGLGSGDKGQGTGDKELGKSPSNSQSPIPNTQSLIPNPQSPIPQIQIRTEVGDNNQVLIRITDNGVGMTSEVQQRLFDPFFTTKSVGKGSGLGLSISYQIVVEKHCGKLTCVSEPGIGTEFLIEIPIQQSNCESTLSRCA from the coding sequence ATGGTACTGATGCCTAAAACTTTTCCAGAAAACACTTCTAACTGGCGCATCTACTCAGAAGAAGCCCGTGGCTGCCAAAAGCAAGCAACGCCGTTGTCATGGACTAATAAAGCATCAGAAACCCTAGTAGCCTGCCAACCAACTCAAGAGTTTGAACAACACCCAGTAGAAGCGTCCCTCCAAGCATCGCCTCTAAATTTGGATTCTACATTGGAGGAATTAACTCTCCACGACGCTTGCATCGATTTGGAATGTACCACCGAGGAAGTAAGTAAGCTTTTTGAAGCTAACCCGTTGCTTCCAGGCATCATTATTGCCGACGGGGGTAATTTCGTAGGGATGATTTCGCGGCGGCAGTTTTTTGAGTGCATGAGCCGTCCCTACAGTTTAGAATTATTTTCCAAACGTCCTGTACTGGCGCTATACAGCTTTGCCCAAAGCAAAACATTAGTATGCGATCGCAACGCCTCAATTGTAGAAACAGTGCAGCAGTCATTAGAGCGATCGCCTGAATCAATGTGCGAACCGATTGTAGTGCAACTATCAGGAGCCTACAAACTCTTAGACGTGCATCAGTTACTATACGCCCACTCGCAAATTCATCAGTTAGCAACAGAAGCTCTGCGGTTATCAGAAGCGCAATCTAGACAACAAGCAACCAAACTAGAACAAACCCTGTACGAACTCCAGCGCACCCAAACCCAACTAATTCAAACAGAAAAGATGTCCAGCCTGGGGCAAATTGTTGCAGGTGTCGCCCACGAAGTTAATAACTCCGTCAACTACATACACGGTAATTTAGCTCATGCCAGCGATTACGCCTACGATTTGCTGCACCTAGTGTATCTCTATGCCAAGCATTATCCCGAACCTGTGCCAGAAATTCAAGAAGAAATGGAGGCAATTGACCTTGATTTTCTGATATTGGACTTGCCGAAACTCTTATCATCAATGCAACTGGGATCAGAACGCATTTGTGATATTGTTCTTAGCTTGCGAAACTTCTCTCGACTCGACGAAGCCGAAGGTAAGCCAGTCGATATTCACGAAGGCATTGACAGCACACTACTATTTTTGCAAAACCGGCTCAAAGGACAAGGGCAACGCCCCGACATTTCTGTGCATAAAGAGTATGGCGACCTTCCGTTAGTAGCTTGCAATGCTGGAGAACTCAATCAAGCATTTATGAATATCCTCTGCAATGCCATTGAAGCTGTGGAAATGAGGACTGAGGACTGGGGGCTGGGGAGTGGGGACAAGGGACAAGGGACAGGGGACAAGGAATTGGGTAAGAGTCCTTCCAATTCCCAATCCCCAATTCCTAATACCCAATCCCTAATACCCAATCCCCAATCCCCAATCCCACAGATTCAGATTCGCACCGAAGTAGGAGATAACAATCAAGTATTAATTCGCATTACAGACAACGGCGTTGGGATGACATCAGAAGTGCAGCAACGTCTATTTGACCCCTTCTTTACAACGAAATCTGTAGGCAAAGGTAGTGGTTTAGGGTTATCAATTAGTTATCAGATTGTAGTGGAAAAACACTGCGGTAAATTGACCTGTGTTTCCGAACCAGGGATTGGTACAGAGTTTTTAATTGAGATTCCCATTCAGCAGTCCAATTGTGAATCTACTCTGTCTCGGTGTGCGTGA
- a CDS encoding arsenic transporter, which translates to MSLTASSVWAIAIFILTLTLVIWQPRGLGIGFSAGGGALLALATGVVTLQNIPQVWQIVWNATFTLVALIVISLILDEAGFFLWLALHIARWGRGKGNLLFALIVLLGAAITAVFTNDGTALIWTPTVMEMLLALGFGSQAILAFIMACGFIADATSLPLSVSNLVNIISADYFQISFLRYALVMVPVNVVAVVSSLSVLWFYFQRNIPSSYSATLPNPSTAIRDRLVFRWSFPILGLLLSGYFLAEPLNIPVSLVAGLGAFVMLALAGRWFQPSVRPVINLRQVLRVAPWQVVLFSLGMYLVVFGLRNAGLTTFLSLSLENLSHWGITLTTIGTGFLATLLSCVMNNLPTVLINALAIKDISSSSPEIREAMIYANVIGCDLGAKITPIGSLSTLLWLHILARKGLFISWGEYIPVAFILTLPVLFVTLLTLAIWLPWLVA; encoded by the coding sequence ATGAGCTTGACAGCATCTTCTGTTTGGGCGATCGCTATCTTTATCCTCACTCTTACCCTCGTCATCTGGCAGCCGCGAGGTTTGGGAATCGGCTTTAGCGCCGGCGGAGGAGCATTGCTGGCACTTGCCACAGGTGTCGTCACCTTGCAGAACATCCCCCAAGTCTGGCAAATTGTCTGGAACGCCACCTTCACCCTGGTGGCACTGATCGTAATTTCCCTAATTCTGGATGAAGCTGGATTTTTCCTTTGGCTGGCACTTCATATCGCCCGGTGGGGCAGGGGTAAAGGCAATTTACTTTTTGCCCTGATTGTCTTATTGGGAGCAGCTATTACAGCGGTATTTACCAACGATGGCACCGCCTTAATTTGGACACCAACGGTGATGGAAATGCTGCTAGCACTGGGCTTTGGTAGTCAAGCTATCCTTGCCTTTATCATGGCTTGCGGCTTCATTGCCGACGCCACCAGTCTGCCCCTATCCGTCAGCAACCTGGTTAATATCATCTCCGCCGACTATTTCCAGATTTCCTTTTTGCGCTACGCCTTGGTGATGGTGCCAGTGAATGTTGTCGCAGTTGTCAGCAGTTTAAGCGTCCTCTGGTTCTACTTTCAGCGAAACATTCCCAGTAGTTATAGTGCCACTCTGCCAAACCCGTCTACTGCCATACGCGATCGCCTAGTGTTCCGTTGGAGTTTCCCCATTTTAGGCTTGCTACTAAGCGGATACTTCTTAGCCGAACCCTTAAACATACCAGTTTCCTTAGTCGCTGGGTTGGGCGCATTTGTCATGCTAGCTTTAGCGGGGCGATGGTTCCAACCCTCAGTCCGCCCAGTCATTAACCTCCGCCAAGTTTTGCGAGTTGCCCCTTGGCAAGTAGTTCTCTTCAGCTTGGGAATGTATCTAGTCGTCTTCGGGCTGCGGAATGCTGGCTTAACAACTTTCCTCAGCTTGAGTTTAGAAAATCTATCTCACTGGGGAATCACCCTTACCACAATAGGTACAGGCTTTTTGGCAACCCTGCTGTCGTGCGTAATGAACAATTTGCCCACTGTGTTAATTAATGCCTTGGCAATTAAAGATATCAGTAGTTCTTCCCCAGAGATCCGCGAGGCAATGATATATGCAAATGTCATAGGCTGCGACTTGGGGGCAAAGATAACGCCCATCGGCAGCCTGTCTACTCTGCTATGGCTGCACATTCTAGCTCGTAAAGGACTCTTCATCAGCTGGGGTGAGTATATTCCCGTTGCCTTCATCCTGACATTGCCAGTGCTATTTGTAACACTCTTAACTTTGGCAATCTGGCTACCCTGGCTAGTTGCCTAA